A section of the Methanobrevibacter arboriphilus JCM 13429 = DSM 1125 genome encodes:
- a CDS encoding UPF0179 family protein: MITLIGEDLAEVGLSFIFEGQVKECESCRFKASCVDSLEKGRKYTITKVKDITQKCPIHDSGIVSVVEVELADINALVDSKKVFEGSNISFESPDCDINCIYYDLCFPDGLNDGDKCIILKNLGKKEHVCAKGLNLTKVTLKLHP, translated from the coding sequence ATGATAACTTTGATTGGAGAGGATTTAGCAGAAGTTGGACTATCTTTTATATTTGAAGGTCAGGTAAAAGAATGTGAAAGTTGTAGGTTTAAGGCGTCCTGTGTTGATTCATTAGAAAAAGGAAGGAAATATACCATTACTAAGGTGAAGGATATTACTCAAAAGTGTCCAATTCATGATTCTGGAATTGTAAGTGTTGTTGAAGTAGAATTAGCAGATATAAACGCTCTTGTTGACTCTAAAAAGGTTTTCGAAGGATCGAATATTTCTTTTGAGTCTCCTGATTGTGATATCAATTGTATTTATTATGATTTATGCTTCCCTGATGGTTTAAATGATGGGGATAAATGTATTATTCTTAAAAATTTAGGAAAAAAGGAGCATGTTTGTGCTAAAGGGCTTAACCTTACTAAAGTTACTTTAAAATTACATCCTTAA
- a CDS encoding NAD(P)-dependent glycerol-1-phosphate dehydrogenase, with protein sequence MDSKKIQMPREVHIGADVIDNTGSICKDLRFYDDVLVVTGPNTLKIGADKAIESLEDEDFAVDLSKINDATSKTVEKIEDKLNNISLIVGVGGGKVIDVAKMAATNAGIYFVSVPTAASHDGIASPLASIKNNKGSVSMTAQAPIGVIADTNIIRNAPFRLLSAGCADIVSNYTAIKDWQLANRLQNDSYSESAAALSLMTAKLIMKSSKSIKKGLEESARLVVKSLFSSGMAISIAGSSRPASGSEHKFSHALDKIAKKPALHGEQCGVGTIMMMSLHGGDWEVIKNALHDMNAPTNAYELGIDPDDIIEALIMAHKIRPERYTILGDRGLSRDAAKKLAIKTGVI encoded by the coding sequence ATGGATTCCAAAAAAATTCAGATGCCTAGGGAAGTTCATATAGGTGCTGATGTTATTGATAATACTGGAAGTATATGTAAAGATTTAAGATTTTATGATGATGTTCTTGTTGTTACAGGACCAAACACTCTTAAAATTGGGGCTGATAAAGCTATTGAGAGTCTTGAGGATGAAGACTTTGCTGTTGACCTTTCTAAGATCAATGATGCTACTTCTAAGACAGTAGAAAAAATAGAAGATAAACTTAACAATATTTCTCTCATTGTTGGTGTGGGAGGAGGTAAAGTTATTGATGTAGCAAAAATGGCAGCTACTAATGCAGGCATTTATTTTGTTTCTGTACCTACTGCTGCTTCTCACGATGGGATTGCTTCTCCTTTAGCATCGATTAAAAATAATAAAGGTTCTGTTTCTATGACTGCTCAAGCTCCTATTGGTGTCATAGCTGATACTAATATAATTCGTAATGCTCCTTTTCGTCTTCTTTCTGCAGGTTGTGCAGATATTGTTTCCAACTATACAGCTATTAAAGATTGGCAATTAGCTAACAGGCTTCAAAATGATTCTTATAGTGAATCTGCAGCTGCTCTTTCTCTTATGACTGCAAAATTAATAATGAAGTCATCAAAATCTATAAAAAAAGGTTTAGAAGAAAGTGCTAGGCTAGTAGTGAAATCTTTATTTAGTAGTGGGATGGCAATTAGCATAGCTGGATCAAGTAGACCTGCAAGTGGATCTGAACATAAATTTAGTCATGCATTAGATAAAATAGCTAAAAAACCTGCTCTTCATGGTGAGCAATGTGGTGTTGGAACTATAATGATGATGAGTCTTCATGGTGGGGACTGGGAAGTTATAAAAAATGCATTACATGATATGAATGCACCAACTAATGCATATGAATTAGGAATTGATCCTGATGATATTATTGAAGCTCTTATTATGGCACATAAGATAAGGCCTGAGCGTTATACAATATTAGGAGATAGAGGACTTTCAAGAGATGCAGCTAAAAAATTAGCTATAAAAACAGGAGTGATTTAA
- the proS gene encoding proline--tRNA ligase, producing the protein MENFSQWYHNILEEASIIDSRYPIKGMSVWLPKGFKLRKHIIEPLKKLLDKDHEEVLFPLLVPEDELAKEGIHVKGFEDEVYWVTHGGQKELNKKLAIRPTSETAMYPMFSLWVRSHIDLPMKFYQVVNTFRYETKHTRPLIRVREITTFKEAHTVHATKEGADEQVKEAIKIYKEFFDTLAIPYLLSKRPIWDKFPGADYTMAFDTLMPDGKTLQIGTVHNLGQTFAKTFDITYETAESTHDYVYQTCYGLSDRVIASVIGIHGDEKGLRLPPQIAPNQVTIIPIIFKKGGEEVLNKCEEIKSSLESSNIRTSMDNRDIRPGKKFYEWELNGSPIRIELGPRDLENNKAVIVRRDNLEKIEIDLESDYVSKIEEIFQEISENMKNQVWEKMNDSIISTESLNNVNELIKDEKVVSFTWCGDEECGKVIEEITEIDILGTQSEDSDYCKDIDGSKCVHCGKEGKYTALMAKTY; encoded by the coding sequence ATGGAAAATTTCAGCCAATGGTATCATAATATCTTAGAAGAAGCATCAATAATTGACTCAAGATATCCAATAAAAGGAATGAGTGTATGGTTACCTAAAGGATTTAAATTAAGAAAACATATTATTGAACCTCTTAAAAAACTATTAGATAAAGATCATGAAGAAGTATTATTCCCACTACTTGTACCTGAAGATGAATTAGCAAAAGAAGGAATACATGTAAAAGGATTTGAAGATGAAGTTTACTGGGTAACACACGGAGGGCAAAAAGAATTAAATAAAAAATTAGCTATACGCCCAACAAGTGAAACAGCAATGTATCCTATGTTTTCTCTTTGGGTAAGATCTCATATTGACCTTCCAATGAAATTTTATCAAGTTGTTAATACATTTAGATATGAAACAAAACATACAAGACCACTTATAAGAGTAAGAGAAATAACAACATTTAAAGAAGCACATACTGTTCATGCAACCAAAGAAGGAGCTGATGAACAAGTGAAAGAAGCTATTAAAATTTATAAAGAATTTTTTGATACTCTTGCTATTCCTTATCTTTTAAGTAAAAGACCAATATGGGACAAATTCCCTGGTGCTGATTATACAATGGCTTTTGATACATTAATGCCTGATGGAAAGACATTACAGATTGGAACAGTCCATAATTTAGGTCAAACATTTGCAAAAACATTTGATATTACCTATGAAACAGCTGAAAGTACACATGATTATGTTTATCAAACATGCTATGGTCTTTCTGATAGAGTAATAGCCTCTGTAATTGGTATACATGGTGATGAAAAAGGACTAAGACTTCCACCACAGATTGCACCTAACCAAGTTACAATAATCCCTATCATATTTAAAAAAGGAGGGGAGGAAGTTTTAAACAAATGTGAAGAAATAAAATCTTCCCTTGAGTCTAGTAACATAAGGACAAGTATGGATAATAGAGATATTCGTCCAGGTAAAAAGTTTTATGAATGGGAATTAAATGGATCACCAATAAGAATAGAACTTGGACCAAGAGACCTTGAAAATAATAAAGCAGTGATTGTTAGAAGAGATAATCTTGAAAAAATTGAAATTGACTTAGAATCCGATTATGTTTCAAAAATTGAAGAAATATTTCAAGAAATATCTGAAAACATGAAAAATCAAGTTTGGGAAAAAATGAATGATTCTATTATTTCAACAGAAAGCTTAAATAATGTAAATGAGTTAATTAAAGATGAAAAAGTTGTTTCATTTACATGGTGTGGAGATGAAGAATGTGGAAAAGTAATAGAGGAAATAACTGAAATTGATATACTTGGAACTCAATCAGAAGATAGTGATTATTGTAAAGATATTGATGGTTCAAAATGTGTCCATTGTGGTAAAGAAGGCAAATATACTGCTTTAATGGCTAAAACTTATTAA
- the cofC gene encoding 2-phospho-L-lactate guanylyltransferase — protein MDEIYAIIPVSRFSNAKTRLSPFLELKEREKLLKAMLKDVTKTLKPVVDEIIIISADKEVLEYANKLEVLTLVENEGLNLNTAISQAMDWCRHKTKKVFIVPSDIPLISKTNIDALIESAKALDFVIVPSKGGGTNGLIIKPLSIDMKFGEFSFKNHIKEANKNGFDPVIYDSFYMSLDVNIAEDLGEIMIHGSGCETQGYLKDLKIGVESIHGAERLKITRPD, from the coding sequence ATGGATGAAATATATGCTATCATACCAGTATCAAGATTTTCAAATGCAAAAACAAGATTATCTCCTTTTTTAGAGTTAAAAGAAAGGGAAAAACTTCTTAAAGCTATGCTTAAGGATGTGACAAAAACATTAAAACCAGTAGTTGATGAAATAATTATAATAAGTGCAGATAAAGAAGTATTAGAATATGCAAACAAACTTGAAGTTCTAACCTTAGTAGAAAATGAAGGATTAAACTTAAATACTGCAATTTCTCAAGCTATGGACTGGTGTAGGCATAAAACCAAAAAAGTATTTATTGTTCCATCAGACATCCCTCTCATTTCTAAAACAAACATTGATGCATTAATTGAATCAGCGAAAGCTCTTGATTTCGTGATAGTTCCTTCTAAAGGAGGAGGAACAAACGGTCTTATAATAAAACCATTATCTATTGATATGAAATTTGGAGAATTTAGCTTTAAAAATCATATTAAAGAAGCAAATAAAAATGGATTTGACCCTGTAATATATGATTCATTTTATATGTCTCTTGATGTAAATATAGCAGAAGATCTTGGAGAAATAATGATTCATGGTTCAGGATGTGAAACACAAGGCTATTTAAAAGATTTGAAAATAGGTGTTGAATCTATTCATGGTGCAGAAAGACTAAAAATTACAAGACCTGATTAA
- the thiD gene encoding bifunctional hydroxymethylpyrimidine kinase/phosphomethylpyrimidine kinase codes for MMGISIAGLDPSGGAGIIADMKTFQALDIHGTSVITALTSQNPNKVFSLMPVDTEYIKEQFDSIFDGYGEYINYGKTGMLYSPEIIKTVAKKIKEYDINIVVDPVMIASAGGPLLKDEKEIKKSKEIIANALKKYLLPKSIITTPNIAEAEILAGMKIDNPDDAKKAAYKIGKISNVIITGGHLNGINTIFNKSNNELKTIKKVLIETKNTHGSGCTFSAALTSYLIKENNLNITDLNITDLDITNLNITNLNTNNLSISIEKSLDFTEIAIKNGEYGTLKQARCFNHEKF; via the coding sequence ATGATGGGAATTTCAATAGCAGGACTAGATCCATCAGGAGGAGCAGGAATAATAGCAGATATGAAAACATTTCAAGCTCTTGATATTCATGGAACCTCAGTTATAACAGCATTAACTTCGCAAAATCCAAATAAAGTCTTTTCATTAATGCCAGTAGATACAGAATACATCAAAGAACAATTCGACTCAATATTTGATGGTTACGGAGAATATATTAATTATGGGAAAACAGGAATGTTATATTCTCCAGAAATAATAAAAACTGTAGCTAAGAAAATTAAAGAGTATGATATTAACATTGTAGTCGATCCAGTGATGATTGCAAGTGCTGGAGGACCTCTTTTAAAAGATGAAAAAGAAATAAAAAAATCAAAAGAAATAATCGCAAATGCTCTCAAGAAATACCTTCTTCCAAAGTCTATAATTACAACACCAAACATTGCTGAAGCAGAAATCCTAGCAGGAATGAAGATAGATAATCCTGATGATGCTAAAAAAGCAGCTTATAAAATTGGAAAGATTTCTAATGTTATAATAACAGGAGGGCATCTAAATGGAATCAATACTATTTTTAACAAATCCAATAATGAATTAAAAACCATTAAAAAAGTTCTTATTGAAACAAAAAATACTCATGGTAGTGGATGCACATTTTCAGCTGCTTTAACAAGTTATTTAATAAAAGAAAATAATTTAAATATAACTGATTTAAATATAACTGATTTAGATATAACTAATTTGAATATAACTAATTTAAATACGAATAATTTGAGTATATCCATTGAAAAATCTTTAGATTTTACAGAAATAGCTATAAAAAATGGTGAATATGGAACATTAAAACAAGCAAGGTGTTTTAATCATGAAAAATTTTAA